A portion of the Acidisoma sp. PAMC 29798 genome contains these proteins:
- the upp gene encoding uracil phosphoribosyltransferase, which yields MPGFPNLTIVDHPLVQHKLTLLRRREKSTKEFRLLLKETSLLLGYEIMRDLPLQMVPIETPLEPMMAPLLAGKKLCFVSVLRAGGGLLEGLLDLVPSARVGHIGLYRDPISQRPVEYFTKLPEDIDERLVIAVDPMLATGYSAVAAVDAIKRAGATQVRFLSLLSAPEGVAVMLRAHPDVPIFTAALDRELDEHAYIRPGLGDAGDRLFGTK from the coding sequence ATGCCAGGTTTCCCTAACCTCACCATCGTCGATCACCCGCTCGTTCAGCATAAACTGACGCTGCTGCGGCGGCGGGAGAAGTCGACTAAGGAGTTTAGGCTTCTCCTGAAGGAAACCAGCCTGCTGCTAGGCTATGAGATCATGCGGGATCTGCCGTTGCAGATGGTGCCGATCGAGACGCCGCTGGAGCCGATGATGGCGCCACTTCTGGCGGGCAAGAAGCTGTGCTTCGTCTCGGTCTTGCGCGCCGGCGGTGGCTTGTTGGAAGGGTTGCTCGACCTCGTGCCCTCGGCCCGCGTCGGCCATATCGGTCTTTACCGCGACCCGATCAGCCAGCGGCCGGTGGAGTATTTCACCAAGCTGCCGGAGGATATCGATGAGCGGTTGGTGATCGCGGTCGATCCTATGCTCGCCACCGGGTATTCGGCGGTCGCCGCCGTCGATGCCATCAAGCGGGCCGGCGCCACGCAGGTGCGGTTCCTGTCCCTGCTCAGCGCGCCGGAGGGTGTCGCGGTGATGCTCCGGGCGCATCCGGACGTCCCGATCTTCACGGCGGCGCTGGACCGGGAATTGGACGAGCATGCCTATATTCGCCCCGGCCTGGGCGATGCCGGGGACAGGCTGTTCGGCACCAAATAG
- a CDS encoding YhdP family protein has protein sequence MTAADGQGPAYRGPASRDPAYTGPTGQAWEPEPIPPRRRVKRGWWWRWPGTALILLAEGSLLFVAIGGSALAWRAAQGPVDLSWLLPKIGRVVAVAAPDVDFGIGHLAIAWSGFTRGPDQPIQLVAEKTHVTDARAGYSVSIDHLAVDLSAAWAVRGVVAPRVMTVVGPRVVLRQTLPTATAEARPVIRRQRITVAEVLRLLAQPPGTDQHLVVVRPKALVQLRRLTVEGGEFTLEPLPDAKGNQPPTLKGSAFTLDLTRATSGGVTGSFSAIAAALPAAKSGDVTGTVALETNGTLRLRAQASLADPARLMAATDVAAGIPVPAFPVTAQGDVSITPDLALTALKATIQGGSGQLLFGGAQIPIKAVAVGVTGDVNHLVLDPTSHIALGPVSNQPPPTITLGGQTNRAAPGYTATLTLKIDHVGGTDLGVYWPPQVAKGAQQWVSKQIKDGAAHDGAFQFGLTAPTDLSDVALVSASGQVLASGLTVTWLPPIPPMTQVEGIVALDGTDAVKVTVSHAQQGAMTVSNGSLLISKLSAPIQPAALTVTVGGTLADAIALINHPRLHLLSNLPVPFNATAGTFMTTVHIGLPLKKTIMAADVTVGVHADIKNAQLAKLLAGQSLTDGNFSIDATAAKLHLTGQANLAAIPTRTTLDADFTKGPPTQVQLHLTADATATPANLKAAGLPTGGVLRGSAQMGVTVTALRSGRTDIDATATLPLRNLSFDQIGWQGGAGDAHATAHVALQGSRILTIDKISLTGAGTQLSARSTVTNGRLSSLTIDRLVLGRTDLHGNVVLPATAADPYVFKVAGAALDLSTPFKGPKPTTTSVAGTNQALSSISSKSTFQRHSPWRATVQLDRIIFGATPQGTSRELDRVSGNAADDGIIVTNADVSLVVPPSGRPSRLVIAAAGNNTRRVTLVNGDFGGLLKAVNAYDAITGGALHVDAVYDDKQADHPLAGTIEMDEFQLGDAPTAARMLQLMTLYGVADLLHGPGVHFKRMIAPFRLANQRLDLIEARAYSESLGLTAKGSIDLPRNVFDIQGTIVPAYFFNALLGNIPLIGKLFSPEKGGGLFAAKFALTGPIDNPQVHVNPLSLVTPGFLRGLFGKTSPTAMK, from the coding sequence ATGACCGCCGCTGACGGTCAAGGGCCGGCCTATCGCGGCCCGGCCTCTCGCGATCCGGCCTATACGGGTCCGACGGGTCAGGCTTGGGAGCCGGAGCCGATACCGCCCCGCCGCCGTGTCAAGCGCGGCTGGTGGTGGCGCTGGCCAGGCACCGCCTTGATCCTGCTGGCGGAGGGCAGCCTGCTCTTCGTCGCCATCGGCGGCTCGGCCCTCGCCTGGCGTGCGGCGCAGGGGCCGGTCGATCTGTCGTGGCTGTTGCCCAAGATCGGCCGAGTCGTGGCCGTGGCGGCACCTGACGTCGATTTCGGCATCGGCCATCTCGCCATCGCCTGGTCCGGCTTCACCAGGGGACCCGATCAGCCCATTCAGCTCGTGGCGGAGAAAACGCATGTGACAGATGCCCGCGCCGGGTACAGCGTCAGCATCGATCATCTGGCGGTCGATCTGTCCGCCGCCTGGGCGGTGCGCGGTGTGGTGGCACCGCGCGTGATGACGGTGGTGGGTCCGCGCGTCGTGCTGCGGCAGACGCTGCCGACGGCCACGGCCGAGGCGAGGCCTGTTATTCGACGCCAGCGCATTACGGTGGCGGAGGTTCTGCGTCTCCTCGCGCAGCCGCCCGGCACGGACCAGCATCTGGTGGTCGTCCGGCCGAAGGCCCTGGTTCAGCTTCGCCGCCTGACGGTCGAGGGTGGCGAATTCACGCTGGAACCTCTGCCGGATGCGAAGGGCAATCAGCCTCCGACGCTGAAAGGCAGCGCCTTCACCCTCGACCTCACGCGCGCCACAAGCGGCGGTGTGACGGGGAGTTTCTCCGCCATTGCCGCAGCGCTGCCGGCGGCAAAATCAGGTGATGTCACAGGCACTGTTGCTCTGGAGACGAACGGCACGTTGCGCCTTCGTGCCCAGGCGAGCCTCGCCGATCCCGCGCGGCTGATGGCGGCGACCGATGTGGCGGCGGGTATTCCGGTCCCCGCCTTTCCCGTCACGGCGCAGGGCGATGTCTCCATCACGCCCGATCTCGCCCTGACGGCATTGAAGGCGACTATCCAGGGTGGCTCCGGCCAATTGCTCTTCGGCGGGGCGCAGATCCCGATCAAGGCGGTCGCTGTCGGCGTCACGGGCGATGTGAACCATCTCGTGCTCGACCCGACCTCGCATATCGCTCTGGGGCCGGTCAGCAATCAGCCACCGCCCACCATTACCCTCGGCGGCCAGACCAATCGCGCGGCGCCGGGCTATACCGCCACGCTGACCCTGAAAATCGATCATGTCGGCGGCACTGACCTCGGCGTCTATTGGCCGCCTCAAGTGGCGAAAGGGGCGCAGCAATGGGTCTCCAAGCAGATCAAGGACGGCGCTGCCCATGACGGCGCCTTCCAGTTCGGCCTGACGGCACCGACCGATCTGTCCGACGTCGCGCTCGTCTCGGCTTCCGGACAGGTGCTGGCCAGTGGATTGACGGTCACCTGGCTGCCGCCGATTCCGCCCATGACGCAGGTTGAAGGCATCGTGGCGCTCGATGGCACGGACGCTGTCAAGGTCACTGTCAGCCATGCCCAGCAGGGCGCTATGACGGTCAGCAATGGCAGCCTGCTGATCAGCAAGCTCAGCGCGCCGATTCAACCAGCGGCTCTGACCGTGACAGTTGGCGGTACGCTGGCCGACGCGATCGCCCTGATCAATCATCCGCGCCTGCACCTGCTGTCGAACCTGCCGGTTCCGTTCAACGCCACCGCCGGCACTTTCATGACGACGGTGCACATCGGTTTGCCGCTGAAGAAGACCATCATGGCGGCGGATGTGACGGTCGGCGTTCATGCGGACATCAAGAACGCGCAGCTTGCGAAGCTGCTGGCGGGTCAGTCGTTGACAGACGGTAATTTTTCGATCGACGCGACTGCCGCGAAGCTTCATCTCACCGGACAGGCGAACCTTGCCGCCATTCCAACGCGGACAACGCTCGACGCAGATTTCACCAAGGGTCCGCCCACGCAGGTGCAGCTTCACCTGACCGCCGATGCGACCGCCACGCCTGCGAATTTGAAGGCGGCTGGTTTGCCGACCGGTGGTGTGCTGCGCGGTTCTGCACAGATGGGCGTGACGGTGACCGCCCTGCGAAGCGGTCGCACCGACATCGATGCGACCGCGACCCTGCCGCTGCGCAACCTCAGCTTCGACCAGATTGGCTGGCAAGGCGGCGCGGGGGACGCGCATGCGACGGCGCATGTGGCCTTGCAGGGCAGCCGCATCCTCACCATCGACAAGATCAGTCTAACGGGCGCGGGCACGCAGCTTTCGGCGCGAAGCACCGTGACGAACGGGCGCCTGTCGTCTCTGACGATCGATCGCCTCGTGCTCGGTCGCACTGATCTGCACGGCAACGTCGTTCTTCCGGCGACGGCAGCCGACCCTTACGTGTTCAAGGTGGCCGGTGCGGCGCTCGATCTATCGACCCCGTTCAAAGGGCCGAAGCCGACGACGACGAGTGTCGCCGGCACGAACCAGGCGCTGTCCTCGATCTCCTCGAAATCCACCTTCCAGCGGCACTCGCCGTGGCGGGCGACGGTGCAGCTCGACCGCATCATTTTTGGCGCGACGCCCCAGGGAACATCGCGCGAACTGGATCGGGTTTCGGGCAACGCGGCCGATGACGGCATCATCGTGACCAATGCCGATGTTTCCCTCGTCGTGCCGCCGTCCGGCCGGCCGTCGCGGCTGGTGATCGCGGCAGCGGGCAACAATACCCGGCGCGTCACCCTCGTGAACGGCGACTTCGGGGGATTGCTCAAAGCTGTCAACGCGTACGACGCGATTACCGGCGGCGCGCTGCATGTCGATGCCGTCTATGATGACAAGCAGGCCGACCATCCGCTCGCCGGGACGATCGAAATGGACGAGTTTCAACTGGGCGACGCACCGACCGCTGCGCGTATGCTGCAATTGATGACGCTGTATGGCGTGGCCGACCTACTCCATGGCCCAGGCGTGCATTTCAAGCGCATGATCGCGCCGTTCCGCCTAGCCAATCAGCGGCTCGACCTGATCGAGGCACGTGCCTATAGCGAGTCTCTTGGGCTCACGGCCAAAGGCAGCATCGACCTGCCGCGGAATGTCTTCGACATCCAGGGCACCATCGTGCCGGCCTATTTCTTCAACGCGCTGCTCGGCAATATTCCCCTGATCGGGAAACTCTTTAGCCCGGAGAAGGGCGGCGGTCTGTTCGCGGCCAAGTTCGCCTTGACCGGGCCGATCGACAATCCTCAGGTTCACGTCAATCCACTGTCGCTGGTGACGCCCGGCTTTCTGCGCGGACTGTTCGGCAAGACGTCGCCGACCGCCATGAAATAG
- a CDS encoding bifunctional [glutamine synthetase] adenylyltransferase/[glutamine synthetase]-adenylyl-L-tyrosine phosphorylase: MTVPAIQSPWHVHWPEAGDADAAARFVATFQTTAGEPDVPLAMLRAIGGNSPYLSELALREPAVLRDVAAHGPDAAAQRAFAALAATPFAATPDRVAAAMRQAKRTVALIAALGDIGGAWSLSRVTGALSRLAEETLQLGCRHLLARAHTRGEIILPAPERDPAEGSGLIVLALGKLGGRELNYSSDIDLIVFFDPAAAAFPSDTIAAFYARLARDLVTLMEARDAGGYVFRVDLRLRPDPAAMPLAVSVPAALTYYETVGRNWERAAFLKARPVAGDIGLGQDFLEALRPFIWRRHLDFAAIADINAMKRRMDAHRGGPIPNGPDPVARVTGHNLKIGRGGIREIEFLAQTQQLVWGGREPVLRVGATLPALRLLSRLRHMSSDTAAILTRAYRFLRQVEHRVQMVADRQTHALPETAFGVGSVATFMGFATPRAFAETLLTHLMAVQAIYDSYFDSRDDADVIEFGAPDTPPPIETLRRLQALGFADCPKIVAAIRRWLAGQPRALRSERARALLEPLLTHILTSLAAQPEPDHAFARFDHFIAGLPAGIQLLSLFQHNPALIDRIAALLGAAPALADHLALHPGSLEGLLASDETRADPARVLGRQLGDARTLEDSIGLTRHFVSEESFRIGVATLEGRMDVDAAGIARAALADAALGAVLGAVVASHTDRYGWLPGAGFAIVLMGKGGGREMMPGSDLDLMFIYDQAEEAAESVGPKPLAPSQWFARLTTTFTTALTAQGVEGPMYQVDMRLRPSGNQGPVAVSLPAFRIYHAEQAWTWEQMALTRARVVAGIDPFRTKVDAAILEGLRPRRTAALLRENAQAMRRRLLQELPPIGPWDVKLRAGGLMEVEFVAQVLQLIHFVDRPTLRSTTTRIALANLAEIGAIDGAEAATLIAADHLWRTIQTMLRLTVGEMTGLALPKPSARTLLAATDEATIEGLRLTIARTAEAVRDSFIRHIGDPGPIDAPAPHPPSRRR, translated from the coding sequence ATGACCGTCCCCGCAATCCAGAGTCCTTGGCACGTTCACTGGCCTGAAGCGGGCGACGCCGATGCCGCCGCGCGCTTCGTCGCCACGTTCCAAACGACGGCCGGTGAACCGGACGTGCCATTGGCGATGCTGCGCGCCATCGGTGGCAATAGCCCCTATCTGTCCGAACTCGCTCTGCGTGAGCCGGCCGTGCTGCGGGATGTGGCGGCGCACGGGCCAGACGCCGCTGCCCAACGCGCCTTTGCGGCCCTCGCCGCGACGCCCTTCGCAGCCACGCCCGATCGGGTCGCCGCCGCCATGCGGCAAGCCAAACGCACGGTCGCGCTGATCGCCGCCTTGGGCGACATTGGCGGCGCGTGGTCCTTGTCGCGCGTCACCGGCGCGCTGTCCCGCCTTGCGGAAGAGACGCTGCAACTCGGCTGCCGCCATCTGCTGGCGCGGGCCCATACGCGCGGCGAGATCATCCTGCCCGCGCCTGAGCGCGACCCTGCCGAGGGCAGCGGCCTGATCGTTCTCGCACTCGGCAAGCTCGGCGGCCGGGAACTCAATTATTCGAGCGATATCGACCTCATCGTGTTTTTCGATCCGGCAGCGGCGGCGTTCCCGAGCGACACTATTGCCGCATTCTATGCACGCCTTGCCAGAGACTTGGTGACGCTGATGGAAGCCCGCGATGCCGGTGGTTACGTTTTTCGCGTCGATCTTCGCCTGCGGCCAGATCCGGCGGCGATGCCCCTGGCGGTTTCCGTGCCGGCCGCCCTCACCTATTACGAAACCGTCGGCCGAAATTGGGAGCGTGCTGCATTCCTGAAGGCGCGGCCGGTCGCCGGTGATATCGGTCTGGGGCAGGATTTTCTCGAAGCACTGCGGCCTTTTATCTGGCGTCGTCATCTCGATTTCGCGGCGATTGCCGATATCAACGCCATGAAGCGGCGCATGGATGCACATCGCGGCGGACCCATCCCAAACGGCCCCGATCCGGTGGCGCGCGTCACCGGTCACAATCTGAAGATCGGCCGGGGCGGCATTCGCGAGATCGAGTTCTTGGCCCAGACCCAGCAACTTGTGTGGGGCGGGCGGGAGCCTGTGCTGCGCGTCGGTGCCACGCTGCCCGCGCTGCGCCTGCTGTCGCGGCTGCGCCATATGTCGAGCGATACCGCCGCCATTCTGACACGGGCCTATCGCTTCCTGCGCCAGGTCGAGCATCGCGTGCAGATGGTCGCGGACCGCCAGACCCATGCCCTGCCTGAGACCGCCTTCGGCGTCGGCAGCGTCGCGACCTTCATGGGTTTCGCGACCCCGCGTGCCTTTGCCGAAACACTGCTGACGCATCTGATGGCCGTACAGGCGATCTACGACTCCTATTTCGATTCCAGGGACGATGCCGATGTCATCGAATTCGGCGCCCCCGATACGCCGCCGCCCATCGAAACCCTGCGTCGCCTTCAGGCGCTAGGCTTTGCGGATTGCCCGAAGATCGTCGCGGCCATTCGGCGCTGGTTGGCTGGGCAGCCGAGGGCATTGCGATCCGAACGCGCGAGGGCCCTGCTGGAGCCGCTGCTGACGCATATCCTCACATCGCTCGCGGCACAGCCCGAGCCGGATCATGCCTTCGCGCGCTTCGACCATTTCATCGCAGGCCTTCCCGCCGGCATCCAATTGCTGTCGCTGTTCCAGCACAACCCGGCGCTGATTGACCGCATCGCCGCCCTTCTGGGCGCCGCGCCCGCCCTCGCCGATCATCTCGCGCTCCATCCCGGCTCGCTGGAAGGACTGCTCGCCTCGGATGAGACGCGGGCGGACCCCGCCCGCGTGCTCGGCCGGCAATTGGGTGACGCACGCACCTTGGAAGACAGCATCGGCCTGACCCGCCACTTCGTCAGTGAAGAGAGCTTCCGTATCGGCGTCGCGACGCTTGAAGGGCGCATGGATGTGGACGCCGCCGGCATCGCCCGCGCTGCTTTGGCGGACGCTGCCTTGGGGGCTGTGCTCGGCGCGGTGGTGGCGAGCCATACCGACCGCTATGGCTGGCTGCCTGGCGCCGGCTTCGCCATCGTGCTGATGGGCAAGGGCGGCGGCCGGGAAATGATGCCGGGCTCCGACCTCGACCTCATGTTCATCTATGATCAGGCAGAGGAGGCAGCCGAAAGTGTCGGGCCGAAACCGCTGGCACCGAGCCAATGGTTCGCGCGACTGACCACCACCTTTACCACGGCCCTCACGGCCCAGGGCGTCGAGGGGCCGATGTATCAGGTGGACATGCGGCTGCGGCCCTCGGGCAATCAGGGTCCCGTCGCCGTCAGCTTGCCGGCCTTTCGCATTTACCATGCCGAGCAGGCCTGGACCTGGGAGCAGATGGCCCTGACCCGCGCCCGCGTCGTCGCCGGCATCGACCCCTTCCGCACCAAAGTCGATGCCGCGATCCTGGAAGGATTGCGCCCGCGCCGGACGGCGGCCCTGCTGCGGGAGAATGCACAGGCCATGCGGCGGCGCCTGCTGCAGGAATTGCCGCCGATCGGCCCCTGGGATGTGAAGCTGCGTGCGGGCGGGCTGATGGAAGTGGAGTTCGTGGCGCAAGTGCTGCAACTCATCCATTTCGTGGACCGCCCGACGTTGCGCAGCACGACCACGCGCATCGCCCTCGCGAACCTTGCCGAGATCGGCGCCATCGACGGGGCGGAGGCCGCGACCCTGATCGCCGCTGACCACCTGTGGCGGACGATCCAGACCATGCTGCGGCTGACCGTGGGCGAAATGACGGGCCTAGCCCTGCCCAAACCCTCCGCGCGGACCTTGCTCGCCGCCACCGATGAGGCGACGATAGAGGGATTGCGACTGACGATTGCGCGCACCGCCGAGGCTGTGCGTGACAGCTTTATCCGCCATATCGGCGATCCGGGGCCGATCGACGCCCCAGCACCCCATCCCCCAAGCCGCAGACGCTAA
- the bcp gene encoding thioredoxin-dependent thiol peroxidase has product MSVNEGDTAPDFEMPASGGRTVRLSDYTGKPFLLYFYPKADTPGCTTEACAFQEALPQLGHVGLDVIGVSKDPMKPIEKFAAKYNLTFPLASDEGTDVTERYGCWAEKAMYGKKYMGIERSTFLIDKHGKIARAWRKVSVNGHAAEVLKAAQALG; this is encoded by the coding sequence ATGAGCGTGAACGAGGGCGACACCGCACCCGATTTCGAAATGCCCGCCTCGGGCGGACGCACCGTCCGGCTGAGCGACTACACCGGCAAACCCTTCCTGCTCTACTTTTATCCGAAGGCCGATACGCCCGGCTGCACCACGGAAGCCTGCGCCTTCCAGGAAGCGCTGCCGCAATTGGGCCATGTCGGCCTGGACGTCATTGGCGTGTCGAAGGACCCGATGAAGCCGATCGAGAAATTCGCCGCCAAATACAACCTCACCTTCCCGCTCGCCTCGGATGAGGGCACGGACGTGACCGAGCGCTATGGCTGCTGGGCCGAGAAGGCGATGTACGGCAAGAAATACATGGGCATCGAACGCAGCACCTTCCTGATCGACAAACACGGCAAGATCGCCCGCGCCTGGCGCAAGGTCTCGGTCAACGGCCATGCCGCCGAGGTGCTCAAGGCCGCTCAGGCGCTCGGCTGA
- the rbsK gene encoding ribokinase, translating to MIVVMGIFAADLTFLTPKLPAWSETVMGSGFRIGPGGKGSNQAIAIARLAAPVQLLAKIGRDEFGAMARRVYETEGVGTDFLYESADQPTGTAAIIIDDAQGENAIIVVPGAAAALTEAEIDRAGDAIGSAVVFLTQLETPMATVLQGLTEARRRGVTTILNPAPAFPLTDEVLRLVDILTPNETEAAMLSGLPVGNAAEAARAADVLIARGAGAVVITMGAAGALLRQNGQTITVPAVKAGPVIDTTGAGDSFNGAIAVALSEGRTLAEALGFACAVAGLKVTRAGAGAGMPHRAEVDALLG from the coding sequence ATGATCGTCGTGATGGGTATCTTCGCCGCCGACCTCACCTTCCTGACGCCGAAGCTGCCGGCCTGGAGCGAGACGGTGATGGGCAGCGGCTTTCGCATCGGGCCGGGCGGCAAGGGATCGAACCAGGCGATTGCCATCGCCCGGCTGGCCGCGCCGGTGCAGCTTCTCGCCAAGATCGGCCGGGACGAGTTCGGCGCCATGGCTCGCCGTGTCTATGAGACCGAGGGTGTCGGCACCGACTTTCTGTATGAGAGTGCGGATCAGCCGACCGGCACCGCCGCCATCATCATCGACGATGCCCAGGGCGAGAATGCCATCATCGTCGTGCCCGGCGCGGCGGCGGCCCTGACCGAGGCCGAGATCGATCGGGCCGGCGATGCCATCGGCAGTGCGGTGGTGTTTCTCACCCAACTCGAAACGCCGATGGCCACCGTTCTGCAAGGTCTGACGGAAGCCCGCAGGCGGGGCGTGACGACCATCCTCAATCCGGCACCGGCCTTTCCGCTGACCGATGAGGTGCTGCGCCTTGTGGATATCCTGACACCGAACGAGACCGAGGCCGCGATGCTGTCCGGACTACCCGTGGGCAATGCGGCGGAGGCCGCGCGCGCCGCCGATGTCTTGATCGCGCGGGGCGCGGGCGCTGTGGTCATCACCATGGGGGCAGCCGGTGCGTTGCTGCGCCAGAATGGGCAGACCATCACAGTGCCGGCGGTGAAGGCCGGTCCGGTCATCGACACGACAGGTGCGGGCGATTCCTTCAACGGCGCCATCGCCGTAGCGCTGTCTGAGGGGCGCACGCTGGCCGAAGCCCTCGGCTTCGCTTGCGCCGTCGCGGGGTTGAAGGTGACCCGCGCAGGCGCGGGCGCCGGCATGCCGCACCGCGCCGAGGTTGACGCGCTTCTAGGTTAA
- a CDS encoding SDR family oxidoreductase — MADQPPDPKDPTAPADFDSSRIPKAPYQQVLTGQPALVTGANSGIGKAVALGLARAGADVVVNYVTHPETADAVVQEIEAMGRRAIALKADVSSEVEVEKMFADAIAHFGTLHIVVSNAGLQRDSKFDEMTLEEWNAVISVNLTGQFLCTRAATREFKRRGVVPSVSQAAGKIICMSSVHQVIPWAGHANYAASKGGVMLLMKTIAQELAPHFIRVNSIAPGAIRTPINTSAWETPEAYADLMTLVPYKRIGEPDDIAQAAVWLASEAADYVTGTTLFVDGGMTLYPGFATGG; from the coding sequence ATGGCCGACCAGCCCCCCGATCCCAAAGACCCCACGGCACCCGCGGATTTCGACAGCAGCCGAATTCCGAAGGCGCCCTATCAACAGGTCCTGACTGGCCAGCCCGCACTGGTCACGGGCGCCAATTCCGGCATCGGCAAGGCCGTGGCGCTGGGCCTTGCCCGCGCCGGCGCCGATGTCGTTGTCAATTACGTGACCCATCCCGAAACCGCCGATGCGGTGGTGCAGGAGATCGAGGCGATGGGCCGCCGCGCCATCGCGCTCAAGGCCGATGTCAGCAGTGAGGTTGAGGTCGAGAAGATGTTCGCCGATGCCATCGCGCATTTCGGCACCCTCCACATCGTCGTCAGCAATGCCGGCCTGCAGCGCGATTCCAAGTTCGACGAAATGACGCTGGAAGAGTGGAACGCCGTCATTAGCGTGAATCTCACTGGCCAGTTCCTGTGCACCCGCGCCGCCACGCGCGAATTCAAACGCCGCGGCGTCGTGCCCAGCGTGTCACAGGCGGCCGGCAAGATTATTTGCATGAGTTCGGTGCATCAGGTCATTCCCTGGGCCGGCCACGCCAATTATGCGGCGTCCAAAGGCGGCGTCATGCTGCTGATGAAGACGATTGCTCAGGAGCTGGCGCCGCACTTCATTCGCGTCAACAGCATCGCGCCGGGCGCCATTCGCACGCCGATCAATACTTCGGCCTGGGAAACGCCCGAAGCCTATGCCGACCTGATGACGCTGGTGCCCTATAAGCGCATCGGCGAACCGGATGACATCGCCCAGGCGGCGGTGTGGCTTGCCTCGGAGGCGGCCGATTATGTCACCGGCACGACGCTCTTCGTCGATGGCGGCATGACGCTCTATCCCGGCTTCGCGACGGGCGGCTGA
- a CDS encoding GMC oxidoreductase — MAGEHYDIIVIGSGPGGGALAQRLAPTGKRILILERGDYLPRSPANWDSKTVFVDGAYQVDDTWYGRDGSSFHPGLHRFVGGNSKVYGAALFRLRAEDFEEVQHQDGISPAWPLKYDVFEPYYAEAERLFHVHGERGEDPLEPAASGPYPYPPVSHEPKIQQLNDGLAQQGLHPFHLPLGILLDEKNGKPTPTSICIRCDAFDGFPCLLNGKADAQVICIDPTLAAYPNVTLLTGAYVTKLTTDAGGGHVDGVIVERNGTEEVYTADIVVVACGALSSALLLLRSGNDRHPNGLANGSDQVGRNYIRHNMSVLMAILREPNHTIFQKTLALSDYYFKSDDWEFPLGLIQMCATSHAEQIKAESLPGWLEWLPDIPFDKMAEHSMDFWLQSEDLPRPENRIYYDGDRVVLDVTENNMEAHHRLKKKLEKMMNAIGAHPRLLERSLYLGKGIPISGTAHQAGTARFGTDPATSVLDLDCKAHELDNLYVADASFFPSIGAVNPTLTIIANALRVADRIKERLGA, encoded by the coding sequence ATGGCGGGCGAACATTACGACATCATCGTCATCGGCAGCGGCCCGGGCGGCGGCGCACTCGCGCAACGCCTGGCGCCGACCGGCAAGCGCATCCTGATTCTGGAGCGTGGCGACTATCTGCCCCGTTCGCCCGCCAATTGGGATTCCAAGACCGTCTTCGTGGATGGGGCCTATCAGGTGGACGACACCTGGTACGGCCGCGACGGCAGCAGCTTTCACCCCGGCTTGCACCGCTTTGTCGGCGGCAATTCCAAAGTCTATGGCGCGGCGCTGTTTCGCCTGCGCGCCGAGGATTTCGAGGAAGTCCAGCATCAAGACGGCATTTCCCCGGCTTGGCCCCTGAAATACGATGTGTTTGAGCCTTACTACGCTGAAGCCGAACGCCTGTTCCATGTCCATGGCGAACGTGGCGAGGACCCGCTGGAGCCTGCCGCCAGCGGCCCTTACCCCTATCCGCCGGTCTCGCATGAGCCGAAGATCCAGCAATTGAACGACGGATTGGCGCAACAGGGCTTGCACCCCTTCCACCTGCCGCTGGGCATTCTGCTGGATGAAAAGAACGGCAAGCCGACACCGACCAGCATTTGTATTCGCTGCGATGCCTTCGATGGTTTTCCCTGCCTGCTCAACGGCAAGGCGGATGCGCAGGTCATCTGCATCGACCCCACGCTCGCGGCCTATCCCAATGTGACGCTGCTGACCGGCGCCTATGTGACGAAGCTCACGACCGATGCCGGCGGCGGTCATGTCGATGGTGTCATCGTCGAGCGGAATGGCACCGAGGAGGTCTATACGGCGGATATCGTGGTGGTTGCCTGCGGTGCCTTGTCATCGGCCTTGCTGCTGCTGCGATCCGGCAATGACCGTCATCCCAATGGCCTCGCCAATGGCTCCGACCAGGTCGGCCGCAATTACATCCGGCACAATATGAGCGTGCTGATGGCGATCCTGCGCGAACCCAACCACACCATCTTTCAAAAGACGCTCGCCCTGAGCGACTATTACTTCAAGTCGGACGATTGGGAATTTCCGCTCGGCCTGATCCAGATGTGCGCGACCTCCCATGCCGAGCAGATCAAGGCGGAGTCCCTGCCCGGATGGCTGGAATGGCTGCCGGACATTCCCTTCGACAAGATGGCCGAGCATTCGATGGATTTCTGGCTGCAGAGCGAAGATCTGCCACGCCCCGAGAACCGCATCTATTACGACGGTGACCGCGTCGTGCTGGACGTGACCGAAAACAATATGGAGGCGCATCATCGCCTCAAGAAAAAACTCGAAAAGATGATGAACGCCATCGGCGCGCATCCGAGGCTGCTGGAACGCAGCCTGTATCTGGGCAAGGGCATTCCGATCAGCGGCACAGCGCATCAGGCCGGCACGGCAAGATTCGGCACCGACCCTGCGACATCGGTGCTCGACCTCGACTGCAAGGCGCATGAACTCGACAACCTCTATGTCGCCGATGCCTCGTTCTTTCCGTCCATCGGGGCGGTGAACCCGACGCTCACCATCATCGCCAATGCCCTGCGGGTGGCCGACCGCATCAAGGAGCGTCTCGGCGCATGA